A genome region from Chloroflexota bacterium includes the following:
- a CDS encoding Gfo/Idh/MocA family oxidoreductase produces MTHIWQERCYHWPPRPPLAAATATGRRDRRDTSSSGQSAVEACWSDRRPRAAPREDRLDVVSFAIAGAGWRAAFYLRIARALPERFRVTGVLATNPERAARITADWGVPAHTSLDVLLADRPRFVVASVPPAVTPRLIRELADRRVPVLAETPPAPDLDALSDLVDLAASDARIQVAEQYQFQPHHAARLALARSGALGIVTQAQISVAHGYHGIDLLRRYLGTGFEPVTITAHRFASPLVAGPDRSGPPTEERTETSEQVLAWFDFGGRLGVYDFTPDQYFSWIRAPRVLLRGERGEIDGMTMRRVDQATSPIALELIRRDTGHDGNLEGLHHQGITAGDRWVYRNPFVPARLTDDEIAVATCLARMDDHLDGGPALCSLAEAAWDQELSLRMEAAWSTDRPVRVEARRWSPTSDPGTAAV; encoded by the coding sequence ATGACGCACATCTGGCAGGAACGGTGCTACCACTGGCCGCCGCGACCGCCACTGGCCGCCGCGACCGCCACTGGCCGCCGCGACCGCCGCGATACTTCGTCCAGCGGCCAATCCGCGGTCGAGGCATGCTGGAGCGATCGAAGGCCACGCGCCGCGCCAAGGGAGGATCGATTGGACGTCGTCTCGTTTGCGATCGCGGGGGCGGGCTGGCGCGCCGCGTTCTATCTCCGGATCGCCAGGGCCCTGCCCGAGCGGTTCCGGGTCACGGGCGTCTTGGCCACGAACCCGGAACGGGCGGCCCGGATCACCGCGGACTGGGGTGTCCCGGCCCATACCTCCCTTGATGTGCTGCTGGCCGATCGTCCTCGCTTCGTCGTGGCCTCGGTGCCGCCGGCCGTCACGCCTCGACTCATCCGCGAGCTGGCCGACCGCAGAGTACCGGTCCTGGCCGAGACGCCACCGGCGCCGGACCTCGATGCGCTGTCCGATCTTGTGGACCTTGCTGCCTCCGACGCCCGGATCCAGGTGGCCGAGCAGTACCAGTTCCAGCCCCACCATGCCGCCCGTCTGGCGCTGGCCCGCTCAGGCGCACTCGGCATCGTTACCCAGGCGCAGATCTCCGTCGCGCACGGTTACCACGGGATCGACCTGTTGCGCCGATACCTGGGCACCGGGTTCGAGCCGGTGACGATCACGGCACACCGGTTCGCCTCGCCGCTCGTGGCGGGGCCCGATCGGTCCGGCCCACCGACCGAAGAGCGGACCGAGACCTCCGAACAGGTCCTGGCCTGGTTCGACTTTGGTGGCCGACTCGGCGTCTACGACTTCACGCCTGACCAGTACTTCTCCTGGATCCGCGCGCCGCGGGTGCTCCTCCGAGGTGAGCGCGGAGAGATCGACGGGATGACGATGCGCAGGGTCGACCAGGCGACGTCGCCGATCGCCCTCGAGTTGATCCGGCGCGACACGGGCCACGACGGGAACCTCGAAGGCCTCCATCACCAGGGGATCACCGCCGGCGATCGGTGGGTCTATCGCAATCCTTTTGTTCCGGCCCGCCTGACCGACGACGAGATCGCGGTCGCGACGTGCCTCGCGCGAATGGACGATCACCTCGATGGTGGTCCCGCCCTCTGTAGCCTTGCCGAGGCGGCCTGGGACCAGGAGCTGAGCCTGCGGATGGAAGCGGCGTGGTCGACCGATCGACCGGTCCGGGTCGAGGCCCGGCGATGGAGTCCGACATCCGACCCCGGGACGGCTGCCGTCTGA
- a CDS encoding CopG family transcriptional regulator, whose protein sequence is MEKTTVYLTIGQKRALARAAKASGRSEADLIREGIEAIASRYRAAEPSLPLFESGQPDLAEQVDEYLDGFGER, encoded by the coding sequence ATGGAGAAGACGACCGTCTACCTGACGATCGGGCAGAAGCGTGCCCTCGCGCGGGCAGCGAAGGCTTCGGGTCGTAGCGAGGCCGATCTCATCCGCGAGGGGATCGAGGCGATAGCGAGCCGATACCGAGCGGCAGAGCCATCGCTCCCGCTTTTCGAGAGCGGGCAGCCCGATCTTGCCGAGCAGGTGGACGAGTACCTCGACGGCTTCGGCGAGCGGTGA
- a CDS encoding PIN domain-containing protein has translation MIILDTSGLLSAIDASQTHHHAAAAVLRQAQAPRLLSPFVLAELDYLLATRVSRSAERALLGQVADGVYQLESFGPDDVARADEIFDRYADLDLGLADASLIVLAERHDLVDLLTLDQRHFRAVRGPGGQPFRILPADLPSSRT, from the coding sequence GTGATCATCCTCGACACGAGTGGGCTCCTTTCGGCGATCGACGCATCACAGACACATCATCACGCTGCCGCCGCGGTGCTCCGACAGGCTCAGGCACCGCGTCTCCTGTCTCCGTTCGTACTTGCCGAACTCGACTACCTGCTGGCGACACGCGTTTCGCGGTCCGCGGAGCGGGCGTTACTCGGACAGGTGGCCGACGGCGTCTACCAGCTCGAATCGTTCGGCCCTGACGACGTAGCCCGAGCGGACGAGATCTTCGATCGATACGCCGACCTCGACCTCGGCCTGGCCGACGCGTCCCTGATCGTCCTGGCCGAGCGCCACGACCTGGTCGACCTGCTGACCCTCGACCAGCGCCATTTCCGCGCGGTCCGCGGCCCAGGCGGGCAGCCGTTCAGGATCCTTCCGGCCGACCTGCCATCAAGCCGGACCTGA
- a CDS encoding nuclear transport factor 2 family protein produces MTPDPEALRRFAQAYTAAWCSMDPDRVAAHFAPEGSLEINGGTPAVGRDAISATARSFYTALPDMQVYLDELVVDGDRIEYHWTFTGTNTGPGGTGNAVRVVGYEEWTIDDGLIAASSGHYDQAEYARQLEHGV; encoded by the coding sequence ATGACGCCCGATCCCGAAGCACTCCGACGGTTTGCCCAAGCGTACACAGCGGCCTGGTGCAGCATGGACCCGGACCGCGTCGCGGCGCATTTCGCGCCCGAGGGCTCGCTCGAGATCAACGGGGGCACGCCAGCGGTAGGTCGCGACGCCATCTCTGCGACGGCTCGCAGCTTTTACACGGCGCTGCCCGACATGCAGGTGTACCTGGACGAGCTGGTCGTGGATGGCGACCGGATCGAATATCACTGGACGTTCACCGGCACGAACACCGGACCGGGGGGCACCGGAAACGCGGTGCGGGTGGTCGGCTACGAGGAATGGACCATCGACGACGGGCTGATCGCCGCCTCATCCGGCCACTATGACCAGGCGGAGTATGCCCGCCAGCTCGAGCACGGGGTCTGA
- a CDS encoding class II aldolase/adducin family protein yields MDKALVDEVVAAAARVVAGGAISANGHGNVSLRVPGAEEMYFTSAPSLRGLGPEGVVRVGLDGTLLEGQLPPIQGAVVAMHTAMYQDQPDVGCVLHTHSPYATAFAVANRPIDCWIEALAMFGFADGVPVAAYGPRGSEQAVANIRQAARRGVPAVLLANHGVLVFHRTTELAVLIGGVVEEAAQAAINARAAGGPVEIPGDLRAAALQRAMAFDTAGTKIA; encoded by the coding sequence GTGGACAAGGCCCTCGTTGACGAGGTAGTCGCTGCCGCGGCGCGCGTCGTCGCCGGTGGAGCGATCTCGGCGAATGGGCACGGCAACGTCAGCCTGCGTGTCCCGGGTGCGGAGGAGATGTACTTCACGTCCGCTCCGTCGCTCCGGGGATTGGGGCCGGAGGGCGTCGTTCGCGTCGGCCTCGACGGAACGCTCCTCGAGGGCCAGCTGCCACCGATCCAGGGCGCCGTCGTGGCGATGCACACGGCCATGTACCAGGACCAGCCTGACGTCGGGTGCGTCCTCCATACCCATTCGCCATACGCCACCGCGTTTGCGGTTGCGAACCGCCCGATCGACTGCTGGATCGAAGCGCTCGCGATGTTCGGGTTCGCGGATGGCGTGCCCGTCGCTGCGTACGGCCCCCGGGGATCCGAGCAGGCCGTCGCCAACATCCGGCAGGCCGCGCGACGCGGCGTCCCCGCGGTCCTGCTCGCCAACCACGGCGTGCTCGTCTTCCACCGGACCACTGAGCTTGCCGTCCTGATCGGCGGGGTCGTCGAGGAGGCAGCCCAGGCGGCGATCAACGCGCGGGCGGCGGGCGGTCCGGTCGAGATTCCGGGTGACCTCCGGGCCGCCGCGCTCCAGCGGGCGATGGCGTTCGACACGGCCGGGACGAAGATCGCCTGA
- a CDS encoding PIN domain-containing protein yields MTAAGRTFVDTNVLLYAHDASETEKQPIARALLEELWADRSGVLSTQVLQEFYVVATRKFDPPMRRPEARELIALYATWPVVQVDVGLIVDATALEERAQLSYWDALIVEAARRAGAVRLVTEDLKGGRLIAGVKIENPFSTVR; encoded by the coding sequence ATGACGGCCGCCGGGCGGACATTCGTCGACACCAACGTCCTGCTCTACGCCCACGACGCCAGCGAGACCGAGAAGCAGCCGATCGCCCGAGCTCTGCTCGAGGAGTTGTGGGCGGACCGCTCGGGCGTGCTGAGCACCCAGGTCCTCCAGGAGTTCTACGTCGTGGCCACCCGCAAGTTCGATCCACCGATGCGCCGGCCGGAGGCACGTGAGCTCATCGCGCTGTACGCGACCTGGCCCGTCGTCCAGGTCGATGTCGGGCTGATCGTCGACGCAACAGCCCTCGAGGAGCGGGCTCAACTGTCGTACTGGGATGCCCTCATCGTTGAGGCCGCGCGACGTGCCGGGGCGGTGCGTCTCGTGACCGAAGACCTCAAGGGCGGACGCCTGATCGCAGGGGTGAAGATCGAGAACCCGTTCAGCACGGTCCGCTAG